One Falsihalocynthiibacter arcticus DNA segment encodes these proteins:
- the rlmN gene encoding 23S rRNA (adenine(2503)-C(2))-methyltransferase RlmN, which translates to MTDPIVPVSKAVTPDILTLPRKDAPSEKVNLVGLTRPALQDALIAIGTKEKQAKMRAGQVWQWIYQKGVRDFALMSNLAKDYRELLAATCEIRIPEVVTKQVSEDGTRKYLVRIAGGHEVEIVYIPEENRGTLCVSSQVGCTLTCTFCHTGTQKLVRNLSPAEIIGQVLVARDDLGEWPKLGVPNPPEARLLSNLVLMGMGEPLYNFENVRDAMKIAMDPEGISLSRRRITLSTSGVVPEIWRTAEEIGCQLAVSFHATTDEVRDVLVPINKRWNIEALLDALRAYPKVSNSERITFEYVMLKGVNDSDEDAHRLMKLIEGIPAKINLIPFNPWPGAPYERSSNNRIHAFADIVHNAGYSSPIRRPRGEDIMAACGQLKSETERVRKNKKQIAREAGLS; encoded by the coding sequence ATGACCGATCCAATTGTGCCTGTCTCAAAAGCTGTAACACCCGATATCCTGACCTTGCCGCGCAAAGACGCGCCGAGCGAGAAGGTGAATCTTGTAGGCTTAACGCGACCTGCTTTGCAGGACGCGCTGATTGCCATCGGGACCAAAGAAAAACAGGCGAAAATGCGGGCCGGTCAGGTCTGGCAGTGGATCTATCAAAAAGGCGTGCGTGACTTTGCTCTGATGAGTAACCTCGCTAAAGACTATCGCGAACTTTTGGCGGCAACCTGTGAAATTCGGATACCCGAAGTTGTGACCAAGCAGGTTTCCGAGGATGGAACGCGCAAATACCTCGTGCGGATTGCGGGCGGCCATGAAGTCGAGATCGTTTATATTCCCGAGGAAAATCGCGGCACCCTTTGTGTGAGTTCGCAAGTTGGTTGCACGCTGACCTGTACGTTCTGTCATACAGGCACGCAAAAATTGGTGCGCAATCTGTCGCCCGCTGAAATTATTGGCCAAGTCTTGGTCGCGCGGGATGATTTGGGCGAATGGCCCAAACTTGGCGTGCCAAACCCGCCTGAAGCACGGCTTTTGTCGAACCTCGTTTTGATGGGCATGGGCGAGCCGCTTTATAATTTTGAAAACGTGCGCGATGCGATGAAAATTGCGATGGATCCCGAGGGTATTTCCCTGTCGCGCCGTCGTATCACGCTGTCCACTTCTGGAGTGGTTCCCGAAATTTGGCGCACGGCCGAGGAAATTGGCTGCCAACTTGCGGTGTCTTTCCACGCGACAACCGATGAGGTGCGCGACGTTTTGGTGCCGATCAACAAACGCTGGAATATTGAAGCCTTGCTAGATGCGCTGCGGGCCTATCCCAAGGTCAGTAATTCCGAGCGCATTACTTTTGAATATGTGATGCTCAAAGGGGTGAATGATTCCGACGAAGACGCCCATCGTTTGATGAAGCTGATCGAGGGAATTCCTGCGAAAATCAATCTCATCCCCTTCAATCCATGGCCCGGTGCCCCCTATGAACGCAGCTCGAACAACCGCATTCACGCCTTTGCGGATATTGTTCACAACGCGGGATATTCATCGCCTATTCGTCGTCCCCGTGGCGAAGACATCATGGCCGCTTGTGGTCAGTTGAAGTCGGAAACCGAACGCGTGCGTAAAAACAAAAAGCAGATCGCAAGAGAAGCTGGTTTAAGCTGA
- a CDS encoding TIGR00730 family Rossman fold protein translates to MNEDSRRHPFRDSHQDREQSHHTPDTPQSLSPSYRLAFDDHDFMCREELRPVRLQLELLKPEMMLDEQGIDSTVVMFGGARIPEPAKKHTARTKTLADLSEFYDEAREFARILTLKSMETGGRDNVVVTGGGPGVMEAGNRGAADAGGRSIGLNIVLPFEQAPNEYVTPELCFNFHYFGIRKMHFLMRASAIVVFPGGFGTLDETFEALTLIQTGRMEPVPFLLFGKAFWQKIINWEALAEAGTISEQDLKLFQFVDTAAEAIEVMEGWEKTAKRKSVPGR, encoded by the coding sequence ATGAATGAAGACAGCCGCCGCCACCCGTTTCGCGACAGCCATCAAGACCGCGAGCAATCGCACCACACGCCAGACACGCCGCAGTCGCTCTCGCCCTCGTATCGGTTGGCCTTTGACGACCATGATTTCATGTGCCGCGAAGAGCTTCGACCCGTTCGATTACAGCTTGAATTACTCAAACCCGAAATGATGCTAGATGAGCAGGGCATCGACTCCACCGTCGTCATGTTTGGCGGCGCGCGGATTCCAGAACCCGCCAAAAAACACACGGCGCGCACCAAAACGCTCGCCGATCTTTCGGAATTTTACGACGAAGCCCGCGAATTTGCGCGGATATTGACGTTGAAGTCTATGGAAACTGGGGGCCGCGATAATGTCGTGGTCACAGGCGGTGGTCCTGGTGTGATGGAAGCCGGAAACCGTGGTGCCGCTGATGCTGGCGGGCGCTCGATTGGCCTCAATATTGTTTTACCGTTTGAGCAAGCCCCCAACGAATATGTCACGCCCGAGCTTTGCTTCAACTTCCACTATTTCGGCATTCGCAAAATGCACTTCTTGATGCGTGCCAGCGCGATCGTGGTTTTCCCGGGTGGGTTTGGTACTCTGGATGAAACTTTTGAGGCCCTGACCCTCATTCAAACGGGACGCATGGAACCCGTCCCGTTCCTGTTGTTTGGCAAAGCGTTCTGGCAGAAAATCATCAATTGGGAAGCCCTTGCCGAGGCGGGAACTATTTCCGAGCAGGATTTAAAGCTGTTCCAGTTTGTGGATACGGCGGCAGAAGCCATCGAAGTTATGGAAGGCTGGGAAAAGACCGCGAAACGCAAGAGCGTTCCGGGGCGCTAG
- the dapD gene encoding 2,3,4,5-tetrahydropyridine-2,6-dicarboxylate N-succinyltransferase: MSNAQLENAIEAAWEARDTITPATKGEQRDAIEDTLNALDSGKLRVAERQENGDWHVNQWAKKAVLLGFRIKDMEEQSGGPQGASWWDKVDSKFLGWGESEWKTAGFRAVPNAIVRKSAYIAPGVVLMPSFVNLGAHVGEGTMVDTWATVGSCAQIGKNVHLSGGVGIGGVLEPMQAGPTIIEDNCFIGARSEVVEGCIVREGAVLGMGVFIGQSTKIVDRETGEIMYGEVPPYSVVVSGSLPSKNGVNLYCAVIVKTVDERTRSKTGINELLRD; the protein is encoded by the coding sequence ATGTCAAACGCACAATTAGAAAACGCCATCGAAGCCGCTTGGGAAGCTCGCGACACGATCACCCCCGCTACAAAGGGTGAGCAACGCGATGCCATCGAAGACACATTGAATGCGCTAGATAGCGGTAAATTACGAGTGGCAGAGCGTCAAGAAAATGGCGATTGGCACGTCAATCAATGGGCCAAGAAGGCCGTATTGTTGGGCTTTCGCATCAAAGACATGGAAGAACAATCCGGCGGTCCACAAGGCGCAAGCTGGTGGGACAAAGTTGATAGCAAGTTTTTAGGGTGGGGTGAAAGCGAGTGGAAAACAGCTGGATTTCGCGCCGTACCAAACGCGATTGTGCGCAAATCTGCCTATATCGCGCCGGGCGTGGTTTTGATGCCATCGTTTGTAAATCTTGGGGCACACGTCGGCGAAGGCACCATGGTTGATACATGGGCCACCGTTGGCTCCTGTGCGCAAATCGGCAAAAACGTGCACCTTTCTGGTGGTGTAGGCATCGGCGGTGTACTTGAGCCCATGCAAGCAGGTCCGACAATCATCGAAGATAATTGCTTTATTGGCGCGCGTTCGGAAGTTGTTGAAGGCTGTATCGTGCGCGAAGGCGCGGTTCTTGGCATGGGGGTTTTCATCGGCCAATCCACCAAAATCGTCGACCGCGAAACGGGCGAAATCATGTACGGCGAAGTGCCCCCTTACTCGGTCGTTGTTTCAGGCTCCTTGCCAAGCAAAAATGGCGTGAACCTCTATTGCGCCGTGATCGTGAAAACAGTGGATGAGCGCACGCGTTCCAAAACGGGCATCAACGAATTGCTCCGCGATTGA
- a CDS encoding DUF1330 domain-containing protein, whose amino-acid sequence MAAYVIFDVEISDIEQYQVFMKGVSPELERVGAKYLARGGDLKTYEGDWQPRRIVLLEFPSHKAWEEFYYGETYQNLKHIRDGCSSARLVSVEGIE is encoded by the coding sequence ATGGCGGCCTATGTAATTTTCGACGTCGAAATCTCGGACATTGAACAATATCAGGTATTTATGAAGGGGGTTTCACCAGAACTTGAACGTGTTGGCGCAAAGTATCTGGCGCGGGGTGGCGATCTCAAAACCTATGAAGGCGATTGGCAGCCACGCAGGATTGTCTTGCTGGAGTTTCCGTCGCACAAAGCATGGGAAGAATTCTACTACGGCGAGACCTATCAAAACTTGAAACACATACGAGATGGGTGCAGTTCCGCGCGCTTGGTGAGTGTCGAAGGTATTGAATAA
- a CDS encoding Hint domain-containing protein, producing the protein MTWLALCDFTNSAFMDPKLSKGDQGTNNVFARTSPPTGIATGSLIVEVEISAERTGQIVLLEYSAVGDWNQRFSLRLDPTGQTVLEMVNGQNRQTMSVATGTSMRDRSMRITYSWDMKHQRSLLTIENLLEGVLVQAEKRTAIEFPIHIVERLTVLRQTTRADSATVFFGISDRVEPVGLAATIAAGAPVMTPRGPKAIERLRVGDEILTRDNGPQIVRWVGSRHVPTKGSFQPLRLSAPYFGLTHDLLVAPEQRLLVGGAEVEYLFGEEEILVEARHLVNGRTAFKESRFSAIQYYQVLLDNHEVIDVSGGSLESLYTGSICDDPELLQTTLLAKMPAGTLPRHLNLARPLLRSYEALSLRSALMG; encoded by the coding sequence ATGACTTGGCTCGCCCTTTGCGACTTCACCAATAGCGCCTTCATGGATCCCAAGCTTTCCAAGGGCGATCAGGGGACCAACAATGTGTTCGCCCGCACGTCCCCGCCAACTGGAATAGCGACTGGAAGTCTTATTGTTGAGGTCGAAATTAGCGCGGAACGCACGGGGCAAATCGTGCTCCTTGAATACTCCGCAGTCGGCGACTGGAACCAGAGATTTTCGCTTCGATTGGACCCTACGGGCCAAACTGTTCTGGAAATGGTTAACGGCCAGAATAGACAAACAATGTCGGTCGCAACGGGGACGTCAATGCGCGACCGCAGTATGCGCATCACCTACTCTTGGGACATGAAGCACCAACGTTCTCTCTTAACGATTGAGAACCTCCTCGAAGGGGTTCTAGTTCAGGCCGAGAAGCGCACAGCCATCGAATTCCCAATTCATATCGTCGAACGGCTAACCGTTTTGCGCCAAACAACCCGTGCGGATTCGGCGACCGTTTTTTTTGGCATATCGGACCGCGTGGAGCCCGTCGGGTTAGCCGCGACGATCGCCGCGGGTGCGCCCGTCATGACGCCGCGTGGTCCCAAAGCCATTGAAAGACTGCGGGTGGGCGATGAAATTCTCACGCGCGATAATGGGCCACAAATCGTGCGCTGGGTGGGGAGTAGACACGTACCAACCAAGGGTAGTTTTCAGCCCTTGCGCCTGTCTGCTCCGTATTTTGGCCTCACGCATGATCTCCTTGTGGCACCAGAGCAGCGCCTCCTCGTTGGTGGCGCAGAGGTGGAATACTTGTTTGGCGAAGAGGAAATTTTGGTCGAAGCCCGCCATCTTGTGAATGGCCGCACAGCGTTTAAGGAATCGAGGTTCTCGGCTATCCAATACTATCAAGTGCTCTTGGATAACCACGAGGTGATTGATGTGTCTGGCGGGTCTCTCGAAAGCCTGTACACAGGATCAATTTGCGATGATCCCGAACTGTTGCAAACCACTCTTCTGGCCAAAATGCCCGCCGGAACATTGCCACGCCATCTAAACCTTGCCCGCCCGCTGTTGCGCTCATATGAAGCGCTAAGCCTGAGATCGGCGCTTATGGGCTAG
- a CDS encoding Hint domain-containing protein produces MVAASELAINTNASAIQMAEEIFGDGVTVVGASYSGDSRSSGIYTGGDATADGVTPSDTGVILSTGRASGITRSSGNANQSSNYTSSSDGENGNDDFDDLAGARTYDASYMNIDFIPTTDTLTMQFVFASDEFPEYSNSIYNDAIGVWINGDVAPTVIGDANATVNTVNQANNINLFTSNVSSEYNTEMDGFTVTLTLTMTVIPGEVNSIQIGIADVSDSQYDSSILIAGNSVQTVLIAHHDEVEMYVDGSRRVDVLANDYDSSGGVLTVTHINGHAVSAGDTITLATGQTVTLNADSTFSILVDSDPETINFTYGIQNSDGVTDTGYVTVSTIPCFVAGTGILTPHGEVAVETLLPGDLVVTNDNGAQPVRWIGRRVVPALGVMAPIHIRAKTFGDHEDLMVSPQHRVLVRDSLAELLFGDTEVLVSAKDLVNDHSVTRLEGGTVEYVHILFDTHEVVYSAGLATESFLPGPQMAQNFEREIIDEICAIFPEIDPNTGIGYSPSARRTLRGFEAQLLVNGKAAA; encoded by the coding sequence ATGGTAGCAGCATCAGAACTCGCAATTAACACCAATGCGAGCGCGATACAGATGGCTGAAGAAATTTTCGGCGACGGCGTAACTGTCGTTGGCGCAAGCTATTCTGGCGACTCTCGTTCCTCAGGCATTTATACTGGGGGCGACGCGACCGCCGACGGCGTAACCCCTTCTGATACAGGCGTTATACTTTCGACTGGACGAGCAAGCGGGATAACGCGCTCCTCCGGAAACGCCAACCAATCCAGCAATTACACCTCGTCTAGTGATGGGGAAAACGGCAACGACGACTTTGATGATCTCGCAGGTGCACGGACCTATGACGCGAGCTATATGAACATCGACTTTATCCCGACAACGGACACCCTCACGATGCAATTCGTGTTCGCCTCGGATGAATTTCCCGAATATTCCAACTCAATCTACAACGATGCAATCGGAGTTTGGATCAACGGCGACGTTGCGCCAACGGTTATCGGGGACGCAAACGCCACGGTAAATACCGTCAATCAAGCCAATAATATTAACCTTTTCACCAGCAACGTCAGCAGCGAATACAATACAGAAATGGATGGCTTTACTGTCACCCTAACCCTAACGATGACCGTTATCCCTGGGGAGGTTAACTCGATTCAGATAGGCATCGCCGATGTTTCGGATAGCCAGTATGACTCGTCAATCTTGATCGCGGGAAATTCTGTTCAAACGGTATTGATTGCCCACCATGATGAAGTCGAAATGTACGTGGACGGATCGCGGAGAGTGGACGTCTTGGCAAACGACTACGATTCATCGGGTGGCGTCCTAACTGTCACCCACATCAATGGCCATGCGGTTTCCGCAGGCGATACAATCACGTTGGCCACTGGCCAAACGGTTACCCTGAATGCGGACTCAACCTTTTCGATCCTCGTTGATTCCGATCCGGAAACCATCAACTTCACCTACGGCATTCAAAACTCCGACGGCGTTACTGACACCGGCTATGTCACCGTTTCAACGATACCCTGCTTTGTCGCGGGGACCGGTATTCTTACGCCCCACGGCGAAGTTGCGGTCGAAACGCTCCTGCCCGGCGATCTTGTGGTCACCAACGACAACGGGGCACAACCTGTGCGCTGGATTGGCCGTCGTGTTGTGCCTGCCCTTGGGGTCATGGCCCCAATTCACATTCGCGCAAAAACCTTTGGCGACCACGAGGACCTCATGGTCTCACCTCAACACCGCGTTCTGGTTCGCGACAGTTTGGCAGAGCTTCTATTTGGCGATACTGAAGTTTTGGTTTCCGCCAAAGACCTTGTGAACGACCACTCCGTGACGCGCCTCGAAGGTGGTACCGTTGAATACGTGCACATCCTTTTTGACACGCATGAAGTTGTCTATTCAGCTGGTCTTGCAACCGAAAGCTTCCTTCCCGGACCGCAAATGGCTCAAAATTTTGAACGCGAAATCATAGATGAGATTTGCGCCATTTTCCCTGAAATAGACCCTAATACTGGCATCGGTTACAGCCCCTCCGCACGGCGCACATTGCGTGGTTTTGAAGCCCAGCTTCTGGTTAATGGCAAGGCGGCCGCTTAG